From Chryseobacterium joostei, the proteins below share one genomic window:
- a CDS encoding DinB family protein, with translation MIKQALLGEFLHEAENTRKILKAIPDSALNWKPSEKNWTTGQLASHIAEVYNWYDSTFNQDVFDMGTYQYDKGDISKTENIVAKFEENVAKAQKALEESDESTYFNEWKMEMHGNVLFPPSPRIQVVRGFLFNHLYHHRGELVVYLRSTGNKVPGLYGPTADDKM, from the coding sequence ATGATTAAACAAGCCTTATTAGGTGAATTTCTGCATGAAGCGGAAAACACAAGAAAAATTTTAAAAGCAATTCCCGACAGTGCTTTAAATTGGAAGCCATCTGAAAAAAACTGGACTACTGGTCAATTGGCTTCTCATATTGCAGAAGTTTATAACTGGTATGATTCCACTTTTAATCAGGATGTTTTTGATATGGGTACCTATCAGTATGATAAAGGAGATATTTCCAAGACGGAAAATATTGTTGCAAAATTTGAAGAAAATGTAGCAAAAGCACAAAAAGCGCTTGAAGAGTCGGATGAATCCACCTATTTCAATGAATGGAAAATGGAAATGCATGGCAATGTTCTCTTTCCTCCATCCCCAAGAATTCAGGTAGTGAGAGGCTTTCTCTTTAATCATTTGTACCATCACAGAGGTGAATTGGTCGTTTATTTAAGATCAACAGGAAATAAAGTTCCCGGACTT